From one Lotus japonicus ecotype B-129 chromosome 3, LjGifu_v1.2 genomic stretch:
- the LOC130742748 gene encoding GDSL esterase/lipase At1g29670-like: MGCESTKTWLVLSLVLMVASIMQRSTVLGESQVPCIFVFGDSLSDSGNNNNLPTSAKANFLPYGIDFPATFPTGRYSNGRNPIDKIAQLLGFQEFIPPFANLSGSDILKGVNYASGSAGIRKESGGQLGHNVNLGLQLLHHRAIVSRISHKLGGLDKATQYLNQCLYYVNIGTNDFEQNYFLPNVFNTSRMYTPKQYAKALIHQLSHYLQTLHHFGARKSVLVGLDRLGCIPKLMVNGSCVEEKNVAAFLFNDQLKSLVDRFNKKILIDSKFIFINSTSIIRDKSAGFTVTHHGCCPTNVKGKCIRDGIPCQNRNEYVFWDGIHTTEAANLVTAITSYNSSNPAIAYPTNIKHLVQSNTIN, from the exons atgggTTGTGAGAGTACTAAAACATGGTTGGTTCTATCTCTTGTTCTCATGGTTGCAAGCATCATGCAACGTAGTACTGtccttggagaatcccaagtgcctTGCATTTTTGTGTTTGGGGATTCTCTATCTGATAGTGGAAACAACAACAATCTTCCAACCTCCGCAAAAGCTAATTTCTTGCCATATGGCATCGACTTCCCTGCAACTTTCCCAACTGGAAGATATTCCAACGGAAGAAATCCCATTGACAAAATAG CACAATTGTTGGGATTTCAGGAATTCATCCCACCCTTTGCAAACCTTAGTGGCTCGGACATATTAAAAGGTGTCAACTATGCATCCGGTTCAGCCGGAATTCGCAAGGAGAGCGGCGGCCAATTG GGTCATAACGTCAACTTGGGATTACAACTACTTCATCACAGAGCCATAGTGTCTCGAATTTCCCACAAACTTGGAGGTTTAGACAAAGCTACACAATACCTTAATCAATGCTTGTATTATGTGAATATAGGCACCAATGATTTCGAACAAAATTACTTCCTTCCCAATGTATTCAACACAAGCCGCATGTATACCCCGAAGCAATATGCTAAAGCTCTTATCCACCAATTATCTCATTACTTACAG ACTTTGCATCATTTTGGGGCAAGAAAGTCCGTGCTGGTTGGGTTGGATCGCTTAGGTTGCATTCCAAAGCTCATGGTAAATGGATCTTGTGTTGAGGAGAAGAATGTTGCTGCATTCCTTTTTAATGATCAGCTGAAATCTCTAGTGGACCGATTCAACAAGAAAATCTTAATTGATTCCAAATTCATCTTTATAAATAGTACATCCATAATCCGTGACAAATCTGCTG GTTTCACGGTCACTCATCATGGTTGTTGCCCGACAAATGTAAAGGGAAAATGTATTCGTGATGGTATTCCATGCCAGAATAGGAATGAGTATGTATTTTGGGATGGAATTCACACAACAGAAGCTGCAAACTTAGTCACTGCAATAACTTCGTACAACTCTTCTAATCCCGCGATCGCGTACCCAACAAATATCAAACACCTTGTTCAATCCAATACAATAAATTAG